A single region of the Xenopus laevis strain J_2021 chromosome 4L, Xenopus_laevis_v10.1, whole genome shotgun sequence genome encodes:
- the LOC108713628 gene encoding acylphosphatase-1 isoform X1 produces the protein MSSSGFWSVDYEIYGDVQGVFFRKYTEDQAKRVNAVGWVKNAPRGTVVGQVQGSKSIVEIMYAGSDWAGGAQISVSGLRTCGRVGRAWAPQSNPAGKTGYRMLGAQCLVLTRPFSPTSVKFRL, from the exons ATGAGTTCATCAGGGTTTTGGTCTGTGGATTACGAGATTTATGGGGACGTTCAAG GAGTCTTCTTCAGAAAG TATACAGAAGATCAAGCAAAACGTGTTAATGCTGTTGGATGGGTTAAAAATGCCCCCCGTGGAACAGTTGTAGGTCAAGTCCAGGGGTCAAAGAGTATAGTGGAAATAAT gtatgcagggtcggactgggccggtggtgCCCAGATCTCTGTCTCTGGCCTCAGGACTTGCGGCAGAGTCGGTAGGGCCTGGGCCCCGCAGTCCAAccctgcag GAAAAACTGGCTACAGAATGTTGGGAGCCCAATGTCTCGTATTGACAAGGCCGTTTTCTCCAACGAGCGTGAAATTCCGGCTTTAg
- the LOC108713628 gene encoding acylphosphatase-2 isoform X2 gives MSSSGFWSVDYEIYGDVQGVFFRKYTEDQAKRVNAVGWVKNAPRGTVVGQVQGSKSIVEIMKNWLQNVGSPMSRIDKAVFSNEREIPALEYNNFKTNY, from the exons ATGAGTTCATCAGGGTTTTGGTCTGTGGATTACGAGATTTATGGGGACGTTCAAG GAGTCTTCTTCAGAAAG TATACAGAAGATCAAGCAAAACGTGTTAATGCTGTTGGATGGGTTAAAAATGCCCCCCGTGGAACAGTTGTAGGTCAAGTCCAGGGGTCAAAGAGTATAGTGGAAATAAT GAAAAACTGGCTACAGAATGTTGGGAGCCCAATGTCTCGTATTGACAAGGCCGTTTTCTCCAACGAGCGTGAAATTCCGGCTTTAgaatataacaattttaaaacaaactaTTAG